The Rhododendron vialii isolate Sample 1 chromosome 8a, ASM3025357v1 genome has a window encoding:
- the LOC131336412 gene encoding uncharacterized protein LOC131336412, which yields MAKKILIAVALLAMVIICCHIESVSGGEMGGYAKKGSSYSSSSTRHRIRSHHHSRKSRVTPKPAVTPKPANSSRSLDRLEGDRDWMAVASFFMFLLAMALYDFLSMLFGTDSVLVFQVAFQGATGRICQDLDLISDTMDASLPESHSPRGLHLLLSETVSCLCRYGGESCFSAYPNVNNKWRLTEGWKKSFDLMCNVERKKQDAHVNVNHRYVIVTILLAANCKYELPAINCYSELESALRSLTSIKDTQIEAVKVFWTSRDDMEDFTSLIPI from the exons ATGGCGAAGAAGATTCTGATAGCCGTGGCGCTTCTGGCGATGGTGATCATCTGCTGCCACATCGAATCGGTGTCAGGCGGCGAGATGGGAGGCTACGCTAAAAAAGGAAGCAGCTATTCGAGTTCTTCGACGAGGCATAGAATACGCTCTCACCACCACTCCCGAAAATCTCGGGTAACACCGAAACCGGCGGTAACACCGAAACCGGCAAATTCTTCGAGATCTTTGGATCGGCTCGAGGGTGATAGAGATTGGATGGCGGTTGCTTCGTTTTTTATGTTCTTATTGGCCATGGCTCTGTATGACTTCCTCTCGATGCTCTTTGGGACGGATTCTGTGCTCGTTTTtcag GTTGCTTTCCAAGGTGCCACTGGCCGAATTTGCCAAGATCTCGACTTGATTTCAGATACTATGGACGCATCCCTACCGGAGTCACACAGTCCCCGTGGCTTACACTTGTTGTTATCAg AAACTGTTTCTTGCTTGTGCCGTTATGGTGGGGAGTCTTGTTTCTCTGCCTACCCAAAT GTAAACAATAAGTGGCGGTTGACGGAAGGTTGGAAGAAAAGTTTTGATCTTATGTGTAATGTGGAGCGGAAGAAACAAGATGCCCACGTCAATGTAAATCATAGATATGTCATT GTCACAATTCTGCTTGCTGCTAATTGCAAGTATGAGCTGCCTGCCATCAACTGTTATTCAGAACTTGAGAGCGCCTTGCGCTCTTTGACATCTATCAAAGATACACAAATTGAG GCCGTTAAGGTGTTTTGGACTTCTCGAGATGACATGGAAGACTTCACATCTCTGATACCTATATAG
- the LOC131298522 gene encoding uncharacterized protein LOC131298522 produces MHNLCLPICGQSHYQLVGVVGSLEEISSSKNLVFLFFWCFLFLDWFLQETFWMTFFAILTRTSIVEKSLVRMSKQRGMDCLNNKEKVLILGLPLDSDVKDIIWSTCHVLLTWGGLHLFTNLDDFHGGHSSSVSHIEFSELLSCNGEKRNPNNSIILEENWTEGAYPRDIGQLILNLDHLNAETVSCLCRYCGDSCFSAYSNLAGTTDCHYADRFCCAIWRTRLPNTLLAGSLRLTARTTIKPTLWQSGHCSALRTPQLQEINSFCIEPLLFHFNCSSIFGLYSPVICFTFFGLY; encoded by the exons ATGCATAATTTGTGTCTACCTATTTGTGGTCAAAGTCATTATCAACTTGTGGGGGTTGTTGGGTCTTTAGAGGAAATCTCTTCCTCCAAGAATctcgtttttttgtttttttggtgtttccTTTTTCTGGACTGGTTTCTACAAGAGACATTTTGGATGACTTTCTTCGCGATTCTTACGCGCACGTCGATAGTGGAGAAATCACTCGTTCGAATGAGCAAGCAACGCGGCATGGATTGTCTGAACAATAAAGAGAAAGTACTGATTCTTGGTCTCCCTCTTGATAGCGATGTAAAGGATATAATCTGGAGTACTTGTCACGTGTTGCTAACTTGGGGTGGTCTACATCTATTTACTAATCTTGATGACTTCCATGGTGGCCATAGCTCCTCAGTTTCGCATATTGAGTTTTCAGAATTGTTAAGCTGTAATGGTGAGAAGAGGAATCCTAATAACTCGAtcattttggaagaaaattggACTGAAGGAGCTTATCCCAGAGATATTGGACAACTTATCTTGAATCTTGATCATTTGAATGCAGAAACTGTTTCTTGCTTATGCCGTTATTGTGGGGACTCTTGTTTCTCTGCCTACTCAAAT TTAGCAGGGACGACTGACTGTCACTACGCTGACAGATTTTGTTGCGCAATCTGGAGAACGAGATTGCCAAACACTCTTCTTGCAGGATCTCTAAGGTTGACCGCAAGGACAACAATCAAGCCCACTCTTTGGCAAAGCGGGCATTGCAGTGCTTTACGCACCCCACAGCTGCAAGAGATCAACAGTTTTTGCATAGAGCCACTGCTTTTCCATTTCAATTGTAGCTCTATTTTTGGGTTGTATTCTCCTGTCATCTGTTTTACCTTTTTTGGGTTGTATTAA
- the LOC131336410 gene encoding uncharacterized protein LOC131336410 isoform X1, whose protein sequence is MHGRRARPGKYSPAVQFHIQLLSLILEDLGEDSEAITQKNGKTSWLHALQKCASRSQSVLKKLKLDLFGREADDYDGLDSSQRLRLLVFLCDEVLCTAHVRSWIDDQNLKIIQNVKEAKEKNLAPKQKEKQLKQKMLDEVAKAIIVKNGAPLSISEHEAVVLQIKTEVAQACAEIMESQDMVPNGIKGSAAVRTEPILLDINGRTYWKLNGYSDNSNVLLHDVGTSDAVESSEKWFIFDVEQERKIEECISSQSVSKGKEGHGLESLLMDCHLIISKSRPGFSQCNQGGHEMIRGLLAAPFSL, encoded by the exons ATGCATGGGCGACGTGCCCGCCCAGGGAAATATTCTCCAGCTGTCCAGTTTCATATCCAGTTGCTGTCACTGATACTAGAGGACTTGGGGGAAGA CTCTGAAGCAATTACTCAGAAAAATGGCAAAACTTCGTGGCTGCATGCTTTACAGAAGTGTGCCTCCAGATCGCAGAGTGTACTGAAAAAACTGAAGTTGGATTTGTTTGGTCGGGAAGCTGATGATTATGATGGTTTAGACTCCTCACAAAGGCTTAGACTTTTAGTGTTTTTGTGCGATGAAGTTCTTTGTACTGC ACATGTAAGGAGTTGGATAGATGATCAGAActtaaaaattattcaaaatgtgaaggaagcaaaagaaaaaaatcttgCTCCAAAACAAAAG GAGAAACAATTGAAGCAGAAGATGCTGGATGAGGTGGCCAAAGCTATCATAGTGAAAAATGGTGCTCCCCTGTCAATTTCTGAGCATGAAGCTGTCGTTTTGCAAATTAAAACTGAAGTGGCTCAAGCTTGTGCAGAAATTATGGAATCACAAGACATGGTACCTAATG GTATAAAAGGATCTGCTGCTGTTAGAACTGAACCTATTCTTTTGGACATTAACGGACGCACTTATTGGAAATTAAATGGATATTCTGACAACTCTAATGTCCTGCTTCACG ATGTGGGAACCTCGGATGCTGTTGAGTCGAGTGAAAAATGGTTCATCTTTGATGTTGAACAGGAAAGAAAGATTGAAGAATGCATTTCTTCCCAAAG TGTAAGCAAAGGAAAAGAAGGCCATGGTCTCGAAAGCTTACTGATGGACTGTCATTTAATAATTAGCAAAAGCAGACCTGGTTTTAGTCAGTGCAATCAAG GTGGCCATGAAATGATCAGAGGACTATTGGCTGCACCATTCTCTCTTTAG
- the LOC131336410 gene encoding uncharacterized protein LOC131336410 isoform X2 — protein sequence MHGRRARPGKYSPAVQFHIQLLSLILEDLGEDSEAITQKNGKTSWLHALQKCASRSQSVLKKLKLDLFGREADDYDGLDSSQRLRLLVFLCDEVLCTAHVRSWIDDQNLKIIQNVKEAKEKNLAPKQKEKQLKQKMLDEVAKAIIVKNGAPLSISEHEAVVLQIKTEVAQACAEIMESQDMVPNGIKGSAAVRTEPILLDINGRTYWKLNGYSDNSNVLLHDVGTSDAVESSEKWFIFDVEQERKIEECISSQRKRRPWSRKLTDGLSFNN from the exons ATGCATGGGCGACGTGCCCGCCCAGGGAAATATTCTCCAGCTGTCCAGTTTCATATCCAGTTGCTGTCACTGATACTAGAGGACTTGGGGGAAGA CTCTGAAGCAATTACTCAGAAAAATGGCAAAACTTCGTGGCTGCATGCTTTACAGAAGTGTGCCTCCAGATCGCAGAGTGTACTGAAAAAACTGAAGTTGGATTTGTTTGGTCGGGAAGCTGATGATTATGATGGTTTAGACTCCTCACAAAGGCTTAGACTTTTAGTGTTTTTGTGCGATGAAGTTCTTTGTACTGC ACATGTAAGGAGTTGGATAGATGATCAGAActtaaaaattattcaaaatgtgaaggaagcaaaagaaaaaaatcttgCTCCAAAACAAAAG GAGAAACAATTGAAGCAGAAGATGCTGGATGAGGTGGCCAAAGCTATCATAGTGAAAAATGGTGCTCCCCTGTCAATTTCTGAGCATGAAGCTGTCGTTTTGCAAATTAAAACTGAAGTGGCTCAAGCTTGTGCAGAAATTATGGAATCACAAGACATGGTACCTAATG GTATAAAAGGATCTGCTGCTGTTAGAACTGAACCTATTCTTTTGGACATTAACGGACGCACTTATTGGAAATTAAATGGATATTCTGACAACTCTAATGTCCTGCTTCACG ATGTGGGAACCTCGGATGCTGTTGAGTCGAGTGAAAAATGGTTCATCTTTGATGTTGAACAGGAAAGAAAGATTGAAGAATGCATTTCTTCCCAAAG GAAAAGAAGGCCATGGTCTCGAAAGCTTACTGATGGACTGTCATTTAATAATTAG